The Candidatus Scalindua japonica DNA window GACACGCTAGAATGCTACCAATATCACAAATTCAAATCAACCAAAAACCGCTACTAATTCACACTGTTCACGAAGATGACAAAGTACTGCTTAATACACCAGATGCGGAATGGTTTCGGGCTTTATATTATTTTCCCTGGGAGAAACACCGTAATTTCGGTGCTGAGTACTACGATGCACTTTATGAATTTAATAAACGAGAAGAGAGAAAGAGGCTGAAAAATCAACCCCAAAAGCAAGTAGTATTATCTCAGAGCAAAGAAGATGCAAGACAGGAGCTTTTGTTTAATAGAGCAACAATGCAAGTTGACAAGGAGAAGAGAGGTGATGTGCTTTATGAAGTAGCGGCTGAATCAAAGCAGCGGATGGTAAGTCCCCTGAGTATATCTCCCGGGGTAGTGCCATTTCGATTGGGAGGTAAGAGGCCAAAATGTTTTTTTGCGTTGTTAAAAAGTTTTTTGGGTACAGCTCTAATGGGATTTCCGTGCGAGCCGGAAAAAGTGTCCATGTTATTGAAGAGTAATCCGAGTTTTGTGCGAGTATGTGGATTTGCACCGAAGGGGGAAAGGGATGAGTATTGTAGCAGGCATATACCAAGTGAGCGTAAACTGCAGCAATTTGACCAGATCATGAGTGAGTGGGGGCTATGGGATAAGATGAAGATTGCGCTGGTAACTGAGAACATAGAGACAGGTGCGATTAAAATAGAAAAGGAAGTAGTAGGAGATACAACTCACTATTATGCATATTCAGGGTTTGAGACAGTAAAGTATAAGGACGAAGATGGTAAGGAGCAGAAGAAGTCGCAATCAAAGCTGACTAAGAGGTGTCGCTGTCAGGACAGAGACAAGTGTGAACATGACTGGGTATTGGCAGATGAAGGAGCGGGGACAATCGTGAAATCCATAACAAAGATGTATTGGGGGCACAAAGCAAGTATTGTAGGTTTTCCACGTCAAGGCGTGCCTCTGGATGCAAGAGCAGTGTTGGATGGACCGACACATGATGGAGAGACATATTTTCCACATGTAGAAAAGGTATTTGATACATATCCGGTGATTGAAGAATCGGTTAAAAGAGCGTTGTATGATAGCGCGTGTGATAGCAGAGATTTGAAAGATAAGTTTATGGACAAACTCGGCTTAGAATTAAAGGCATCTTTAAATCCAAGGCGCAAGAATGGAATAACAGATGGTTTGCCGCGTGGCATGGAGAAGATAACGCCGTATGGTGTGGTAATATGCAATGGTGGCCATGAGATGGATTACAAAGGAATGCGTTATGAAAAAGAAAAATTCATTTACCATGCGCCAACGGATACAGATGGTGAACCGGTGTGTTCAACATGCTTGCATCAGGTAGAGTGTTGTCCCAATTCGTTAACTGGCAGGATGATTAATATATCATTTGGGTTATTACCCCACATAGACACGGAAGATCCTCCAATGGCAAAGAGATTCAAGGCAATAATGACACGTCGTCCTTCAGTTGAGCGGATGATAAAGCGCTTGAAGTGTGATATTGGTGATGATCGTTTAAGCAAGAGAGGGAATCTTGCGTTTCAGGCATACCTGGACAAGACGATGATTGCTTTTCATCTGTTGTTACAGAATTAAATTGGTGATTTTTAAAGTAAAAAACAAAAAACCGTAGGAGAGGTGTTTTCAAATTTGCAAATTATCTCCATTGTTGGTGCTGTGCAGTTTTATACTGTCTTCTTTTAACGTAATTTTGAAGTACGATTGAAAAAAATTTTTGCATCAAGCGCTTTTCGTGCGAGTTTATGCGGAGGCTCTATTATCTAACTTCTACCGAAATTGTCGAAATATTAGATGCTATTGCGGATGGGTCCACCTCTGCATATCCTTCATAGAAGCCATCTGATATTGAGAATTTAGATATTCTTCTTCCTCCTCTCCCCGAACAAAAAGCCATCGCCTCTGTCCTTTCCAGTCTCGACGACAAAATAGACCTGCTCCACCGCCAGAACAAAACCCTCGAAGCCATGGCAGAAACGCTCTTCAGACAGTGGTTTGTGCCTGCCCGCCGTAGCAACGGCACAGGCGGGGAGGAAGCGCTGGAGGATTGGGAGGATGGACAATTAGGAGATGTGATACAGCTTGTTTACGGAAAAGGTCTTAAAGAAGAGATTAGAACAGGAAAGGGTTTTCCGGTAGTTGGCTAAAGCGGTGTAGTCGGATATCATTCAGATTTTTTAGTAGAAGGCCCTGGGATTGTAATTGGTAGAAAAGGTACTCTTGGAAAAGTTATTTATATATTCAAAAACTTTTTCCCGATGGATACTACATATTACATAAAATCCAAAGTAAATTCTGTTGGTTTATTCTATGAATACTTTTCATTAAAGTCTCTAAACATTGAAGATATGAATTCAGATTCAGCAGTTCCAGGACTTAATACTTCTCGCACGGAGACGCTTGAAAGAACAGGGTAAAACCAGAAACGAGAGTGTACCTTATCGTTTATACTAGATCCCTGTTTAACTCTTTCTAAATTAAAATCCCAGTATGTTTTCAGACCTGGAACATTGGCTGGTAGAAGTCCCATACCAACCGGTAAAACATTTCTACAGCTCTGATTTGGAAGTTTAGGTTGTTCAATTTTTACCACTGGTTCAGTACGTTCAATTTTGACAGCCGCATATGATGAGAGATGATTTGCGTCTAATTGCACGTTGTTTGTTTGTGGAACAACGTTTGCCCCGATGCCATGTAGGTTAAGTTCTGTTTGAAATTGGCTTGTTCTAAACGGATTCTGAGAGAAAACCATAACGGTGCTTGATTCACGCCTGATTGAAGTCTCTAAAGGGGATTTCTTAAGATTATTTGCTGAGGCCAGAGAGCTAAGATCAAATAATGGTCGATTAGTGGACGTTTTGTATGCGGAGTGTATAAAAGGAAGTAAATTACCGCCGGAAATTAATCATAAATTGTACTATTTTGATATTAAGCATACTATTGCATCAGGATAGTTTACATAAAGAATACACTTGAAACAATTCAGATATACTATTAAAATCACAACGATACAAAATATGGGGAAAACCCCGATCAATTAATTTTCGTAGAAACGAAGGAGCCAGCTTAAAACAATTACACATGAAATCTGTAAAAAAAAACAATTAACTAATTTCAAATACAATAAGCAAAAAAAAGTAAAACGGTGTTTTTCCGTAAGTTATAAATATTGATTGATAAGTCCCAGAACTGCTTTTCCACAAGTAATAATCTTGCCTTTCTGGACGTCAATGCAATAGAGTGGCGTTATACATAAAATAAATAAGAAGAATATGCACGAACAGGAAAAATCATAAAGGAATAAAATGGAAAAAAATTTAAAGTTAGCAGTGTTGATTGATGGTGACAATATACCGTCAGGACATGTAAAAGAAATGATGGAGGAAATAGCTAAGTATGGCAACCCGACAATAAAAAGAATCTACGGAGACTGGACAAAACCGCATTTAACAAGGTGGAAAAACCTACTACTTCAAAATGCAATAACGCCCGTCCAACAATACGGATACACCACTGGAAAAAATGCAACAGATTCAGCTATGATAATTGATGCAATGGATATTCTTTATTCAGAAAAAGTTAATGGATTTTGTCTGGTTTCAAGTGACAGTGATTTTACGAGATTAGCAACTCGATTAAGAGAAGCAGGAATGCAGGTAATAGGCATAGGGGCAAAAAAGACTCCTAATCCCTTTATAGTGGCATGTGATAAATTTATTTATATAGAAATAATTAGAAAACAATCTGAGAAGAAAGAAGATTCCATCGGAAAAGACAAAACCAAAGAAAGTATTGACAAAATTACTAGTAGAGAAATTAATTTAATATCCTCAACTATATCTGATCTTTCAGATGAAGACGGTTGGGCTTTCCTTGGGGATGTGGGCGGCTTATTGCTAAAAAAACAACCTAATTTCGATTCAAGAAATTACGGATTTGAAAAGTTAACACCATTAATTAAATCTATTGGTAATTATGAATTAGAACAACGAGAAAATCCTAAAAGCAGGAACAAACTTATATTCGTCAAGAATAAAGAAAAGCATATAAGAGTAACTGGTGTCAAACCTCGATCAGTTATTAAGAAAACTGTATAAGCTCTCTTTGCTACAATCTTTTTAAATAAAATCGATACTTATGACCAAACTTATGAGAAAAAGCATTTATAAACGGGCCTCTAAACTGCCTGAATCATCTCAGGATGCCATTGCTGCCATTGTTCTGGAAAAATTAAAAGATGAGAAGAGATGGGAAGTATCTTTTTCCAATTCTCAGGAATCTCTTTCTGAACTTGCACCAGGAGTTCGTAAAGAGATTGAAGAAGAAAAAACTCTCCCATTTGATCCTGCATCCAGAAATAAATGATATCCTGCTTATTATGAAAAATAAACCAATTGTCCTGGCTCTTTGTACTTTTTTAAGTTTATGGATGGTGGTAACTTATTTATATGCAGATGAGTCAATCGACACATTGGAGCATGCGTCTGACGTTTCTATCGGAAAAGATCTCAAAGAGTTTTTTACGAACATAAACGGTAAACTCAAATTAAATTTATTTGATCATTTTCATAATGGTGAACAGGAAGAGACAGGAGAACAGGATACGGATCGCTATCGATTTGAATTTGATCTTAATTTAGATATTACCGGTAGTATTGGCGACAGCATTACCTATTCTGTCATTCCACGATTTCGTTTTGATAATGTCAGCTGGGCAACGGGTGTAATTGATGAACCAAATGAAACAGATGTA harbors:
- a CDS encoding NYN domain-containing protein — translated: MEKNLKLAVLIDGDNIPSGHVKEMMEEIAKYGNPTIKRIYGDWTKPHLTRWKNLLLQNAITPVQQYGYTTGKNATDSAMIIDAMDILYSEKVNGFCLVSSDSDFTRLATRLREAGMQVIGIGAKKTPNPFIVACDKFIYIEIIRKQSEKKEDSIGKDKTKESIDKITSREINLISSTISDLSDEDGWAFLGDVGGLLLKKQPNFDSRNYGFEKLTPLIKSIGNYELEQRENPKSRNKLIFVKNKEKHIRVTGVKPRSVIKKTV